AAAATTAAACAGCATGAAAGAAGTAGAGAAGTTTAATCATATATGTTCAAAATATAGCTGTGATGTAGATCTACAGACGGGAAAATATTATGTAGATGCAAAATCTATTATGGGAATTTTCAGTTTAGATTTGGAACATCCGCTGACATTACTGGTGGATAGTGATGATGATATAGAAGTATCAGAAAAATTCAGAGATTTTCTTGTATAGTAAACAAGGAGGAGAGGAGAACAATGCAGATAAAAGGCGTAAATCTTGGAAATTGGCTGGTGCTGGAGAAATGGATGAGTCCGGCATTATTTGCCGGAACAACAGCTGAAGATGAATACTATCTTCCCAGACAGCTGTCAAAAGAAGTGTATGAGGCAAGAATAAAGGTGCATCGCAGTGAGTATATCACGGAAAGGGATTTTGCGATTATTAAATCTCATCATATGAATGCAGTCAGAATACCGGTTCCTTATTTTATATTTGGTGACTGCCCCCCATTTATTGGTTGTATTGAAGAACTGGATAAGGCGTTTGGCTGGGCAGAAAAGTATGAATTGCAGATTTTGATTGACTTACATACAGTGCCAGGCAGCCAGAACGGATTTGATAATGGTGGTTTATCCGGGGTGTGTACTTGGGCAAGCAGCAGAGAGAATGTAGAATTCACATTAGAGCTTTTGGAAAAATTAGCGGAAAGATATGGAAATAGAAAAGGCCTTCTAGGCATAGAACCTGTCAATGAACCATTGACGGAAGCGGCATGGGATTCTTTCAATATAGAGGAAAGGTACAAACCGGTAGATAAGGAGATGGCAAAGTATAATGCCCCGGTTCCCATGGAGTTTCTCAAACAATTCTATATGGAAGCGTATAGGAGGATTCGGAAACATATGACGGCAGAAAAGTCAGTCGTATTTCACGATGGATTTAATTTTTCTGTCTGGAAGGATTTCATGCTGAAAGATGAGTTTGAAAATATTATTTTGGATACCCATCAATATCTGATGATGGCAGAAATAGACGGTTGTCCGCAAAGTGTGGAAGGATATGTTACTTATGTGAAAGAAAAATATCAGGCATCCATCAAAGAGATGGCGCAGTATTGCCCTGTAATTTGCGGAGAATGGTGTTTGTTTAATTCGCTTGTATGCGGACATGACACCAAAGGCGGACAATCAGTACTCAATGGCATAGAAGGTGTGGAAAAGGAATTTTATACGCCTAAGCAAAAAAAGGAAATCTATGAGGAACTTGCAAAAGTACAGCTGGATGCATGGAATGGCGGAAATGGATATTTTTACTGGAATTATAAGCTGTTGCTGGATACGGTCAATGAACCGGTATGGATTGGCTGGGATTCCTGGGATTTTGGTAAATCAGTCGCTCAGGGGTGGTTTCCTGTTGAACATGTATAGAAGGAGGGGGCGAATCATATCATGAAAAATCCAATATTTCCAGGATTTAATCCCGATCCCTGTATATGCAAAGCAGGTGATGATTATTATGTCATAGTATCTTCTTTTGAATGGATGCCGGCACTTCCTATTTATCATTCTAAAGATTTAAAAAACTGGGAATTGTATACTCATGTCATCCGCAGTGAAAAACAGGCGGATATTAGAAAATTACCGTCCGCGAAAGGAATCTGGGCACCATGCTTAACATATTGTGAAGAAGAGAAGTTGTTTTATGTGATTTATGGTGTCATGAATTCTATGAACGCAAGATATTTCGATGTAGATAACTATCTGATTACAGCCAGTGATATAAAGGGTCCATGGAGTAAACCAATCTATCTTCATTCGGCAGGCTTTGATGCGTCTATCCTTCATGATGATGACGGTAAGAAATATATTGTTTCACTGGAATGGGAGACGAGGGAAGGATATGAAAAGCCGGGGGCAGTCTGTATTGCAGAGTATTCTCCTGTTAAAAAGAAGATTATCGGTTATCCCAAACGTTTCTGGTATGGGGGGACAGACAGAGGCTGCATTGAAGCACCGCATTTATATAAGCGCAAAGGATTTTATTACATCATGTGTGCGGAAGGTGGTACGGGGTATGGCCACAGCGTAACTATGGGACGTTCAGAAAATGTCTGGGGTCCTTATGAAAAAGATCCCATGAATCCAATCGTGACTTCTATTCCCGGAGAGTTTAACGAAAGAAAAGATCCGGATCATTTAAAACCGAAATATTACAATCCGGAGTCCGTGCTGCAAAAATCAGGGCATGGCAGCTATGTGGAAAATGAATTGGGAGAAGTTTATCTGGTACACTTAACAGCCAGACCGTTTGTACCAGAGCTGCGGTGTACGCTGGGAAGAGAAACAGCCATGCAGAAAATGATGTGGACAGATGACGGGTGGCTGCGTATGGCAGATAAAAGCAATTTTGCAAAAGAAAATTTTGAAGAAAGCAAACTTCCGGAATACCCGATGCCACAGATCCCGGACTTTGATGATTTTAACAGTGATACATTAGGGATCCAGTATTATGCACCAAGAATTTCACCGGAAAGCTTTGCGGATGTCAAAGCAAGGCCGGGATATGTGCGTATTCGAGGCCAGGAATCAAGAACATCATTAAACAAAGCGAGCATCCTTGCCAGAAAGTTAACCTCAGTAAATGCCGTCATAACCACTAAAATGGAATTTAAGCCGGAGATATATCAGCATAGTGCAGGATTGATTATGTATTATGATAATATGAATTATATCAATTTAAGAAAATATTATAGTCAGACATTGGGACAAAGTGCTATTTCCGTGATACAGCTGGAAAACGGAACAAGAACAGAGTATCTGGATACCAGAACTCCGGTGAAGGATGTGCCTGTTTATCTCCGGCTCCGGATTGAGAATAGGAAGACCTTTTTTGAATGGAGTTACGATGGAGAACAGTATTTCCGTATTGGCAAAGAGTTTGATACTACGAAGTTTTCAGATGAATATTGTAAATATGGAGAGTTTACAGGAACATTTGTAGGTATGACCTGTGCAGATCGAATGCTTCACCAACATTTTGCAGATTTTGATTTTTTTGAATACGAAGATCTTTCCTAAATAATACATAAAAACAATAAAAGCCAAGAGTGCATACCTGGTTTTGTTTGTTATGATTATAATAGAGCAGGTCCTTCTCTCAGATATCCGGCAATATTTGGAAAAAACATGAATATAATTATGCTTTTTGCTACTATATCACAAGAAACAAAATGACGGCAATAGTATAATAGACTTATTAAAAATATTCAGGAAGAATCAATATTGCGGCAAGTTGATCAATCGATCAATATCCGGTAATCTGCATCCGGTCCACCGCTGACGGAGTACTTAAAGGTCCGGGAGCCCTTAGGGGAACCAGAGAGCGCAACCTGTGCAGACCAGTTTAAAAATTAGGAGTGGATATTACTCTTACCGTAACACCTTGCCGGTTCTATGGTGCGGTAACCATAGACGTGGATCCCAAAATAACAGAATAGCAAAAAACCAAAGGCTTAAGAGGATTCGTCTGCTTAAGCCTTGTTTTTTTCTAGGCAAAAGAAGTACTGTGTATTATAATGAGAGTCAGAAATGGGGAAGGTTTATGTATCGTGTGATTCTTGTTGATGATGAATTTTTAGTCCGTGAGGCAGTAAAGGAAACCATGGACTGGGGCAGCAGGGGATTTGAACTGAAGGGGAGTTTTCAGCATGGGGAGGATGCCATGGATTATATCCGTGACAATCCGGTAGAGGTAGTTCTGACGGATATCTGTATGCCTTATATGGATGGCCTGGAGTTAAGCCGCCTGATTTCCAGGGAATACCCGCATATCTGTGTGGTCATATTAAGCGGTTATGATAATTTTGAATATGCCAAACAGGCCTTAAAATACCGGGTAAGAGAGTATATTCTGAAGCCTTTTTCTCTTGAAGAGCTGGGACAGGCCCTTGACGGCATCCGCGAAAAGCTGGATCAGGAAAGCCGGGAAAGGAGAAGGTTGCTTAAGAATAGAGAGGTTTTAAAGTCAAAGCTTCTGATGCGCCTGATCTGCGGGAACAGTTCTGCTGCCGAACTGGAGGCAGAGCTTAAATCCTATGGCATTGCCCTTCGTGGATC
This genomic stretch from Lacrimispora sphenoides harbors:
- a CDS encoding glycoside hydrolase family 5 protein — translated: MQIKGVNLGNWLVLEKWMSPALFAGTTAEDEYYLPRQLSKEVYEARIKVHRSEYITERDFAIIKSHHMNAVRIPVPYFIFGDCPPFIGCIEELDKAFGWAEKYELQILIDLHTVPGSQNGFDNGGLSGVCTWASSRENVEFTLELLEKLAERYGNRKGLLGIEPVNEPLTEAAWDSFNIEERYKPVDKEMAKYNAPVPMEFLKQFYMEAYRRIRKHMTAEKSVVFHDGFNFSVWKDFMLKDEFENIILDTHQYLMMAEIDGCPQSVEGYVTYVKEKYQASIKEMAQYCPVICGEWCLFNSLVCGHDTKGGQSVLNGIEGVEKEFYTPKQKKEIYEELAKVQLDAWNGGNGYFYWNYKLLLDTVNEPVWIGWDSWDFGKSVAQGWFPVEHV
- a CDS encoding HPr family phosphocarrier protein, which encodes MIKKSVKLNSMKEVEKFNHICSKYSCDVDLQTGKYYVDAKSIMGIFSLDLEHPLTLLVDSDDDIEVSEKFRDFLV
- a CDS encoding glycoside hydrolase family 43 protein, which translates into the protein MKNPIFPGFNPDPCICKAGDDYYVIVSSFEWMPALPIYHSKDLKNWELYTHVIRSEKQADIRKLPSAKGIWAPCLTYCEEEKLFYVIYGVMNSMNARYFDVDNYLITASDIKGPWSKPIYLHSAGFDASILHDDDGKKYIVSLEWETREGYEKPGAVCIAEYSPVKKKIIGYPKRFWYGGTDRGCIEAPHLYKRKGFYYIMCAEGGTGYGHSVTMGRSENVWGPYEKDPMNPIVTSIPGEFNERKDPDHLKPKYYNPESVLQKSGHGSYVENELGEVYLVHLTARPFVPELRCTLGRETAMQKMMWTDDGWLRMADKSNFAKENFEESKLPEYPMPQIPDFDDFNSDTLGIQYYAPRISPESFADVKARPGYVRIRGQESRTSLNKASILARKLTSVNAVITTKMEFKPEIYQHSAGLIMYYDNMNYINLRKYYSQTLGQSAISVIQLENGTRTEYLDTRTPVKDVPVYLRLRIENRKTFFEWSYDGEQYFRIGKEFDTTKFSDEYCKYGEFTGTFVGMTCADRMLHQHFADFDFFEYEDLS